The DNA sequence AGGCCAGGCATGCCCATGATCGGCGGTATAAACGATCAGGGTGTTATCCTGGTCCAGATACTCGCGTATAAGCGTTCTCACCTCACCCAGGCGATTATCTACCCGTTCGATTGACTCGATATAGCGTGTCATCTCACTGCGGGTCTCCGGAGTGTCGTAGGTCTTTTCAGGAACCCTGATATCCTCCAGCGAAATACGCGCCGTTTCCGGTTCCGGCCAAGGGCGATGTGGCCACTTGTTTCCCACGAACAACGCCAGGGGGCGTGAGGCGTCCTTCCGATTCTTTATGAAGTTTTCCACATCGGTAATATCCAGCCGTTGCTGGGCTCCTCTTGGTGCTTTGTTAGCGTAGGGAATCATGGTGATTTCCGGCAACTGAGAATACCAGGCATTCCCATGCCCGACCTTGCCATACCAGGCAATTTCGTAACCCAGCTTGGCCAGGATAGGAAGCAACGGTTCCACGCCATCCTTCCGTATGTTTTCGTGGTTGCCCACGATCCCGTTGTTGTAGGGCATCAAGCCCGTGCACAACGCTGCACGACTCGGCGCACAGGACGGAGAAACCACATAGGCCCGGGTAAACATCAAGCCATCGTCAGCCAGGGATTGCATGTGAGGCGTGCGCATCCAATCGGCCCCGTAGGGGTTCGAGTGACAGACTCCATGATCGTCGGTAATAAACATGACGAAGTTTGGAGGAGCTGGGTAAACTTGCGAGACCACACCTATGAAGGAAAGCAACAATATCAGGAAAAACTTATTCATATCAGTATTCTGTTCATGGTCTCATTTTTCTTGGTTCTACGAGTAGGAGCAAATTTATTCGCGACCAACTACAGTTAACAAAATCGCCAGCAAGCTAG is a window from the Verrucomicrobiota bacterium genome containing:
- a CDS encoding sulfatase, producing MNKFFLILLLSFIGVVSQVYPAPPNFVMFITDDHGVCHSNPYGADWMRTPHMQSLADDGLMFTRAYVVSPSCAPSRAALCTGLMPYNNGIVGNHENIRKDGVEPLLPILAKLGYEIAWYGKVGHGNAWYSQLPEITMIPYANKAPRGAQQRLDITDVENFIKNRKDASRPLALFVGNKWPHRPWPEPETARISLEDIRVPEKTYDTPETRSEMTRYIESIERVDNRLGEVRTLIREYLDQDNTLIVYTADHGHAWPFGKWSLYETGVRTPLIAVWPGKIKPGTTTRAMVSWIDIIPTFIDVAGEGIPWKIDGRSFKNVLLGKTDSHRDRIFAVQKGDKAMSVYPIRSVRTEQFKYILNLYPEFYYTTHMDLVGSESPYYNRNWPSWIEAAKTDPEATAFLRAYHERPPEELYLVESDPFEKTNLVNDPSYQDVLIELRGLVADRMKAVGDDKSLSGEPRYLKDHPLP